Proteins encoded by one window of Amaranthus tricolor cultivar Red isolate AtriRed21 chromosome 4, ASM2621246v1, whole genome shotgun sequence:
- the LOC130810738 gene encoding protein IQ-DOMAIN 17-like, with translation MGKKGSTSWLTAVKRAFRSPTKENHDKGRNCRRKEEHHDLPSEDQDDEKKKEKRRWLFKKTTNQQESSPTTAVQQGPRVKASSIGGPVAAATGSDVSEQRHAIAVAVATAAAAEAAVATAQAAMEVARLTRSTPNNNANHPREHYAAILIQTSFRGYLARRALRALKGLVKLQALVRGHNVRKQAKMTLKCMQALVRVQSRVLDQRMRLSHDGSRKSTFSDTNSLVESRYLQDIAERRSVSHSREQSSIAEDWDERPHTIEEVKAMLQSRKIAVLKREKSLSQAFSQQMWRSDRSSVGEEEFEEKPRWLDRWMASKQWDSTISGSPAIRARASTDHRDSVKTVEIDTSEPYSYLAPNSRRSVTSTSANHYHAQYHNQRPSSPLHSRAHHIQSQSQSHHHYNQHQHPPPSTPSPSRARPIQVRSASPRCIREDRSYNSQVSQTPSLRSNYFYNGNIHPNNRAPSATSSSGGSIPNYMAATESAKARLRSHSAPRQRPSTPERDRAGIGSGAGAKKRLSYPNPDPYSGVGGYGSYNLRSPSFKSVSNAQLGMMEQQSNYSSCCTDSLGGEISPSSTSDLRRWLR, from the exons ATGGGGAAAAAAGGGAGTACTTCTTGGTTAACTGCTGTTAAAAGAGCTTTTAGATCTCCAACTAAAGAGAATCATGACAAGGGTAGAAATTGCAGAAGGAAAGAAGAACATCATGACCTTCCATCAGAGGATCAAGATGAtgaaaag AAGAAGGAGAAAAGGAGATGGCTTTTCAAGAAGACCACAAATCAGCAGGAATCATCACCTACTACAGCTGTACAACAGGGCCCTCGAGTAAAGGCTAGTAGTATTGGTGGTCCTGTTGCTGCAGCCACAGGAAGCGATGTGTCTGAGCAGAGGCATGCAATTGCAGTGGCAGTTGCCACGGCTGCTGCCGCAGAAGCTGCTGTTGCCACAGCGCAGGCTGCAATGGAGGTGGCTAGACTTACCAGATCAACACCCAACAATAATGCCAACCATCCCAGAGAACATTATGCAGCTATTCTAATTCAAACTTCCTTTAGAGGATATTTG GCTAGAAGAGCGCTCAGAGCATTAAAAGGGCTGGTAAAGTTGCAAGCTTTGGTAAGAGGACATAATGTGAGAAAACAAGCCAAGATGACATTGAAATGCATGCAAGCTCTGGTTAGAGTTCAATCCCGGGTACTTGATCAGAGAATGAGATTATCACATGATGGTAGCAGAAAATCGACTTTCAGTGACACTAATAGTCTGGTTGAATCCCGCTATCTTCAAGACATAGCAGAAAGAAGATCAGTT TCACATTCAAGAGAACAAAGCAGCATAGCAGAGGATTGGGATGAAAGGCCACACACCATTGAAGAAGTCAAAGCTATGTTGCAGAGCAGAAAAATTGCTGTTCTCAAGAGAGAAAAGAGCCTCTCTCAAGCATTTTCACAGCAA ATGTGGAGAAGTGATAGGAGTTCAGTAGGAGAAGAAGAATTTGAGGAGAAACCCAGGTGGTTAGATAGATGGATGGCATCTAAACAATGGGATTCCACTATTTCGGGTTCACCAGCCATTAGAGCTAGAGCTTCAACTGATCACAGAGACTCTGTCAAAACTGTTGAAATTGACACTTCTGAGCCTTACTCTTACTTAGCTCCTAACTCCAGAAGATCAGTAACATCAACATCAGCAAATCACTACCATGCTCAGTACCATAACCAACGTCCATCCTCACCGCTTCACAGTAGGGCTCACCACatccaatcccaatcccaatcacATCATCATTacaaccaacatcaacatcCACCACCCTCAACACCCTCTCCATCACGTGCCCGGCCTATCCAAGTCCGGTCCGCTAGCCCACGGTGTATTAGAGAAGATAGGAGCTACAATAGTCAAGTATCCCAAACACCAAGTTTAAGGTCTAATTACTTCTACAATGGTAACATCCACCCAAATAACAGAGCTCCTAGTGCCACATCTAGCAGTGGTGGGTCCATACCCAATTACATGGCTGCTACAGAGTCCGCCAAGGCTCGTCTCCGATCCCATAGCGCCCCGAGACAAAGACCCTCTACGCCAGAGCGAGATAGAGCCGGGATCGGGTCCGGAGCCGGGGCTAAGAAGAGGTTATCGTATCCCAACCCTGATCCATACAGTGGGGTGGGGGGATATGGGAGTTACAATCTAAGGAGTCCAAGCTTCAAAAGTGTGAGTAATGCTCAATTAGGAATGATGGAACAACAATCAAACTATTCATCTTGCTGTACTGATAGTCTCGGGGGTGAGATTTCCCCTTCCTCAACCAGTGATCTTAGAAGGTGGTTGAGATAA